A genomic stretch from Kribbella amoyensis includes:
- a CDS encoding YhjD/YihY/BrkB family envelope integrity protein, translating to MNRGWAERPWIRRIESRLRTSLVWRIMVATVEIRVYDRALTIAGKAFIALVPLMIVVATVVSNSDAQAVADFLISRFSLTGASADAVRSLFGRPPSVSGGLTLLSVLTVLVSASSFARSVQRTYEVAWELPARGIRRTLDGIQGALLLLAALVALAYVASLADELPGGLIVSLVVQTCVAVPGWWLGTRLLLSRRVAWRLLLPGAVISALAQVLVSAAGAVYVPHLIERNANRYGVIGVAIALISWLVVLSLLVVASAVVGAQLGAALARRNEAQTEAEPPEPAEDQQDPQPSVDD from the coding sequence ATGAACCGCGGCTGGGCCGAGCGGCCCTGGATCCGGCGGATCGAGTCCCGGCTGCGGACCAGTCTGGTCTGGCGGATCATGGTCGCGACGGTCGAGATCCGGGTCTACGACCGCGCGTTGACGATCGCCGGCAAGGCCTTCATCGCCCTGGTCCCGTTGATGATCGTGGTCGCCACGGTGGTCAGCAACTCGGACGCGCAGGCCGTCGCCGATTTCCTGATCAGCCGCTTCTCGTTGACGGGCGCGTCGGCGGACGCGGTCCGTTCGTTGTTCGGCCGGCCGCCCTCGGTGTCCGGTGGGCTGACCCTGCTGAGCGTGCTCACCGTGCTGGTGTCGGCGAGCAGCTTCGCCCGGTCGGTCCAGCGGACGTACGAGGTCGCCTGGGAGCTGCCCGCGCGCGGAATCCGCCGGACCCTCGACGGTATCCAGGGCGCGCTGCTGCTCCTGGCCGCGCTGGTCGCGCTCGCGTACGTGGCGAGCCTCGCCGACGAGTTGCCGGGCGGCCTGATCGTCTCGTTGGTGGTGCAGACGTGTGTCGCCGTTCCGGGCTGGTGGCTGGGGACGCGGTTGCTGCTGAGTCGCCGGGTCGCCTGGCGGCTGTTGCTTCCGGGTGCCGTCATCAGTGCGTTGGCGCAGGTCCTCGTCAGTGCGGCCGGTGCCGTCTACGTCCCGCACCTGATCGAGCGGAACGCCAACCGGTACGGCGTGATCGGTGTCGCGATCGCGTTGATCTCCTGGCTCGTCGTGCTCTCGCTGCTCGTGGTCGCCTCGGCCGTGGTCGGTGCGCAGCTCGGCGCCGCCCTCGCTCGGCGGAACGAGGCACAGACCGAAGCAGAGCCGCCGGAACCGGCAGAGGACCAGCAGGATCCGCAACCGTCGGTCGACGACTGA
- a CDS encoding neutral zinc metallopeptidase: MRKLAALACPFVLLLLFGCDSTGTESSGGTAPPTTTTTTSPPSEPSTPGTVGQVDRAAMNQDAKEAVQAIGAYWRTNFPEAFNQAYRPPRVAGGYTGTDGPPCGGEPSVPFNAYYCQPGDYLAWDEDLMAAGYNQIGDAWVYLIIAHEWGHAIQARLNDDLVSVQAELQADCLAGASLEGAAKQGLITIEPGDPEELAKTLAAVADDYPWTKQSDHGDVQERISAFRTGVTGGIPACTT; this comes from the coding sequence ATGAGGAAGCTGGCCGCGCTCGCCTGTCCGTTCGTCCTGCTGCTCCTGTTCGGCTGCGACTCCACCGGCACCGAATCCAGCGGCGGGACCGCACCGCCGACCACGACGACCACCACGTCCCCGCCGTCCGAACCGTCGACGCCGGGCACGGTCGGCCAGGTGGATCGGGCGGCGATGAACCAGGACGCCAAGGAGGCCGTCCAGGCGATCGGCGCCTACTGGCGGACGAACTTCCCCGAGGCCTTCAACCAGGCGTACCGGCCGCCGCGGGTGGCCGGCGGGTACACCGGCACGGATGGACCGCCGTGCGGTGGAGAGCCGTCGGTCCCCTTCAACGCCTACTACTGCCAGCCCGGCGACTACCTCGCCTGGGACGAGGACCTGATGGCCGCCGGGTACAACCAGATCGGCGACGCCTGGGTGTACCTGATCATCGCGCACGAGTGGGGACACGCGATCCAGGCCCGGCTGAACGACGACCTGGTGTCGGTCCAGGCCGAACTGCAGGCCGACTGCCTGGCCGGCGCGTCCCTCGAAGGCGCCGCGAAACAAGGCCTGATCACGATCGAGCCCGGTGATCCCGAGGAGCTGGCGAAGACCCTGGCGGCCGTCGCGGACGACTACCCGTGGACCAAGCAGAGCGACCACGGCGACGTCCAGGAACGGATCTCCGCGTTCCGCACCGGCGTGACCGGCGGCATCCCGGCCTGTACGACCTGA
- a CDS encoding potassium channel family protein has product MIAVRWRRPIAALVGLMVIYYTIPSGFTTNGRFFVGLATTIAALVLLAWAITSQVRKQMFGGTEVAVQSLVLLVEMVVVVFAYGFYLLEQARPGEIAGLDTRTDSLYFTLTTMTTVGYGDIHAAGQVARVVVLVQLFFNVVFVGALVSILTATLRGRVEQRVRRKSGGDDGQAPPSPP; this is encoded by the coding sequence GTGATCGCCGTTCGCTGGCGTCGGCCGATCGCGGCCCTCGTCGGCCTGATGGTCATCTACTACACGATCCCGAGCGGGTTCACCACCAACGGCCGGTTCTTCGTCGGACTGGCCACGACGATCGCCGCGCTGGTGCTGCTGGCCTGGGCGATCACCAGCCAGGTCCGCAAGCAGATGTTCGGCGGGACCGAGGTCGCGGTACAGAGCCTGGTGCTGCTGGTCGAGATGGTCGTGGTGGTGTTCGCCTACGGGTTCTACCTGCTCGAGCAGGCCCGGCCCGGCGAGATCGCCGGCCTGGACACCCGGACCGATTCGCTGTACTTCACCCTGACCACGATGACCACGGTCGGGTACGGCGACATCCATGCGGCCGGTCAGGTCGCCCGCGTCGTCGTGCTCGTCCAGTTGTTCTTCAACGTCGTGTTCGTCGGTGCGCTGGTCTCGATCCTCACCGCCACGCTCCGCGGCCGGGTCGAACAACGCGTCCGCAGGAAGTCCGGCGGGGACGACGGCCAAGCGCCGCCGTCCCCGCCGTGA
- a CDS encoding glycoside hydrolase family 15 protein, with translation MAGYPPIADHGLIGDLQTAALVTTDGTIDWYCCPRFDSPSVFGALLDQERGGRFSIAPVGDCTTKQLYFPDTAVLITRFMTPDGVGELIDLMPVDNPGEVTDRHRIVRGIRCVRGTMRFTLDCAPRFGYGRQDHEVEVTDQGAVFRTHGLELTLHGPSGLEQRGKDVHGDLTLQAGQLVGVILESAADGPPRTPTATELTVLAEDTARYWREWLATSRYRGRWREMVNRSAITLKLMTYAPSGALVAAPTTGLPEQVGGERNWDYRYTWIRDASMSVHALLGLGFTDEAAAFLRWISGRAAEQVGKTSGPLKIMYRIDGSSDLDEDVLDHLNGYAGSRPVRVGNGAADQLQLDIYGEMLDAVWAADQHGLRIGHPAWTKLSEVTDWLCQHWDQPDEGVWETRGGRQNFTYGRLMCWVALDRMVRLAREHGRPADLERWEQERDRIYHRIMERGWNAERKAFTQHDRTDVLDASLLMMPLVGFVVPHDPLWLSTLDAMNDELVSDSLVYRYNPSASPDGLRGGEGTFSICTFWYVEALARSGRLEMARYAFEKMFTYANHVGLYAEEVGLTGEQLGNFPQAFTHLSLINAALALDAALDRTGGQLEVRPEMEARLRGASR, from the coding sequence ATGGCGGGCTATCCACCGATCGCCGACCACGGGCTGATCGGAGACCTGCAGACCGCTGCCCTCGTGACGACCGACGGCACCATCGACTGGTACTGCTGCCCGCGGTTCGACTCGCCGAGCGTGTTCGGCGCGTTGCTGGACCAGGAACGTGGCGGCCGGTTCAGCATTGCCCCGGTCGGCGACTGCACGACGAAGCAGCTGTACTTCCCGGACACCGCGGTGCTGATCACCCGGTTCATGACGCCCGACGGTGTCGGTGAGCTGATCGACCTGATGCCGGTCGACAACCCCGGCGAGGTGACCGACCGGCACCGGATCGTCCGCGGCATCAGGTGTGTCCGCGGCACGATGCGGTTCACCCTCGACTGCGCGCCACGGTTCGGCTACGGCCGGCAGGACCACGAGGTCGAGGTCACCGACCAGGGCGCCGTGTTCCGGACGCACGGACTCGAGTTGACCCTGCACGGCCCCTCCGGTCTGGAGCAGCGTGGCAAGGACGTGCACGGCGACCTCACCCTCCAGGCCGGCCAGCTGGTCGGGGTGATCCTCGAGTCCGCCGCCGACGGACCGCCCAGGACCCCGACGGCGACGGAGCTGACCGTCCTGGCCGAGGACACCGCGCGGTACTGGCGGGAATGGCTCGCCACCTCCAGGTACCGGGGTCGCTGGCGGGAGATGGTCAACCGGTCGGCGATCACGCTCAAGCTGATGACGTACGCCCCGAGTGGCGCGCTGGTCGCGGCGCCGACGACGGGGTTGCCCGAACAGGTCGGCGGCGAACGCAACTGGGACTACCGCTACACCTGGATCCGGGACGCGTCGATGTCCGTGCACGCGCTGCTCGGTCTCGGGTTCACCGACGAGGCGGCGGCGTTCCTGCGCTGGATCAGCGGCCGGGCCGCCGAGCAGGTCGGCAAGACGTCCGGGCCGTTGAAGATCATGTACCGGATCGACGGGTCCTCGGACCTGGACGAGGACGTGCTCGACCACCTGAACGGGTACGCCGGGTCACGGCCGGTCCGGGTCGGCAACGGCGCCGCCGACCAGCTGCAGCTGGACATCTACGGCGAGATGCTGGACGCGGTCTGGGCGGCCGACCAGCACGGGCTCCGGATCGGCCACCCGGCCTGGACCAAGCTCAGCGAGGTGACGGACTGGCTCTGTCAGCACTGGGACCAGCCGGACGAAGGTGTCTGGGAGACCCGGGGTGGCCGGCAGAACTTCACCTACGGACGGCTGATGTGCTGGGTCGCGCTGGACCGGATGGTCCGGCTGGCCCGCGAGCACGGCCGGCCCGCGGACCTGGAGCGCTGGGAGCAGGAGCGGGACCGGATCTACCACCGGATCATGGAGCGGGGCTGGAACGCGGAGCGGAAGGCGTTCACCCAGCACGACCGGACCGACGTGCTGGACGCGTCGCTGCTGATGATGCCGCTGGTCGGTTTCGTCGTCCCGCACGACCCGTTGTGGCTGTCGACGCTGGACGCGATGAACGACGAGCTGGTGTCGGACAGCCTGGTCTACCGGTACAACCCGAGCGCGTCGCCCGACGGGTTGCGGGGCGGCGAGGGGACGTTCTCGATCTGCACCTTCTGGTACGTCGAGGCGCTGGCCCGGTCCGGCCGGCTCGAAATGGCCCGGTACGCCTTCGAGAAGATGTTCACCTACGCCAACCACGTCGGGTTGTACGCCGAGGAGGTCGGGCTGACCGGTGAGCAGCTCGGGAACTTCCCGCAGGCTTTCACCCACCTGTCGCTGATCAACGCCGCGCTCGCCCTGGACGCGGCGCTCGACCGGACCGGCGGTCAGCTCGAGGTCCGGCCGGAGATGGAGGCGCGGCTGCGCGGCGCTTCGAGATAG